The genomic window aaagaaagatcgACGAAACGGCCTAGCGAGGCTAGCGATGGGGCAGACTCTgtgttgaaacaaaaattgacGGAAGACATTGCTACTAATAAATCATCCAGGACAAATGAAGTGGGTAAGTACATTGCAATGGACTGTGAATTTGTTGGGGTTGGTCCTGAGGGTAAGGAGAACGCGTTGGCTAGAGTTTCCATTGTCAACTACTACGGAAATGTGGTGTTAGATTTGTTCGTCAGACCAGAAGAGCCAGTAACAGACTGGAGAACTTGGGTCAGTGGTATAAAGCCTCATATGATGGCCAATGCTGTGACGAAACAAGAGTGTCAAAAACAGGTTGCCAACGTGTTGAATGGAAGAATCCTTGTAGGACACTCTGTTCATCATGATCTAGCAGCTTTAATGCTGTCACATCCTAGAAAAATGATCAGAGATACTTCAAGACATATG from Kluyveromyces marxianus DMKU3-1042 DNA, complete genome, chromosome 6 includes these protein-coding regions:
- the REX4 gene encoding putative 3'-5' exonuclease; the encoded protein is MVLSSNWLNLVKSDESVKSSKKKKNDVSKKKRSTKPSAKVKKGNVEDRKGAAGVIKPKNSSKIMDMVATMNREIEKVEKERSTKRPSEASDGADSVLKQKLTEDIATNKSSRTNEVGKYIAMDCEFVGVGPEGKENALARVSIVNYYGNVVLDLFVRPEEPVTDWRTWVSGIKPHMMANAVTKQECQKQVANVLNGRILVGHSVHHDLAALMLSHPRKMIRDTSRHMPFRQKYSEGKTPSLKKLTKEVLKLDIQEGEHSSIEDARATMLLYKSDKLEFEKLHNKQFGGP